The nucleotide sequence GTTGCTGTCCATTCTACTGCAACACCTGCAACTCTAAGTGGATTTTCTCTAAATATTACATCATCTACAGTAACTCCATGTATAATTTTTGCTCCAGCATCAATTGCAGATGCAGCTAGTTTTGCCATAAATTCTGCTGAATCTACGATGTAAACCCCATCCTCAACTTTTTCTAGTCTTATATTCATTTCTTTTAATACTTCATCAGCAGGACTCTCAATTACTAATTTATGAAATAGCATGGCACCTCCTCCTATACCTCCTCCAAAGCTTAACCTTCTCTCGAAAACTAATGTTTTTAAGCCGTGTTTTGCTAAGTAATAAGCTGCGCTCATCCCAGCAGGTCCTGCTCCCACAATAACTACATCATTTTCAACAAAGTTCATCCAATCTTCCATAGTTTGCTTTATAATATACCTGCTAATTTTCACTTCATCTATTGCTTTGATTTTGATTGAATCTGACATGTCTTATCAATTAAATAGGTTATAAACTCACTTATATGTATTTTTATATCATACTTATTAACCTATTTGTAGAGTAATAGTTATGCCAATGCAGTTAAATACGAATATAACAGCCGTAAGGTGCAGTTGGTGCGGTAAAGTCATAAATAATGAACCTATTGTGGTCAAGACTTGTTGTAATAACAAACCATGGGTTTTTTGTAGCAGGCAGTGTTACAATATGTGGGTGAGAGATTGGCTGAAGAGTCAAGAACAACAGAGAGGAGCAAAGAAAAAAGGAGGAATGTTGTAGTAGGCATATCAGGTGCTAGTGGAGTAATTTATGGTATAAGAACAGTAAAAACTTTGAATAATTTAGGCTACGATCAAGAAATTATTATCTCGAATGGTGCTATAAAAGTAGCTGAAAAAGAATGTGGTTTAGATTTAGTTTCTACAATTAGTAAATTTGTAGACGGTAAAATATATAGGGAGGAAGAAATAGATGCTCCACCCTCTAGTTCTAGTCATGTGGTTAAATCTCTGGGAATGGTTGTAGTTCCTTGTAGCATTAAGACTCTTGCGGAAATATCTAATGGTTTATCTTCTAATTTAATATCTCGTACAGCCTTAAACTTTCTACGAATTAAGGGTAAATTGGTATTAGTTTTGAGAGAAACTCCCCTAGGGGCTGTAGAGCTAAGGAACGCTTTAAGGGTAACTAATGCAGGTGCAATAGTATTACCTGCATCACCCGGATTTTACCATAATCCAAAAACCTTTGATGATTTAGTGAATTTTATAGTGGGAAAAATCTTAGATATGCTTGGAATAGAGAATAACTTGTATAAACATTGGGATACTTCTTCTAAAACAGATCAACGTCCTTGCGACCAAGTTTCTTAGATAGTAGTTCTTTGACTTTACTATCATAATCATTGTTCTTTCTTAGTTCCTTTTCCATATCCTCATTTTCACCATTCTTCTTACTGACTGCAAAAGCGCATTTGTTTCCGGGTAACAAAGCTCTCTTTTCACAATAAGCATATTGGCATTCTCCTGTAATACAGACGTCTCCAACCCACATACAGTAGCCAATCTTCTGTGGCGTACCTTTAATGTATTTCTTTTGTATACTTAATGCTTTTTTATTACATCTGAAAAATGGGCAAAGGTAATTACACTTTTCACCTAAAGGTGTAGGTTTAGGTTCCTGTAGCCCAAAGTCAGTCCTTTCGTGCTTAGGGGCGTTATCTCTTATCACCAAACCTTATATCACCCATGAAATCTCTGCTACTTCATAATAATTTTATAATTTCAACCATTTAAACATTATGTACCTTATGCTCCTATTCCTTTGATTCACAATAGATAGGATTAAATTTTTTCTAGTACTATGCGAAACCCTTCCGAAACCTAGAATTTCATTCGGTGAAATCTCTTGTTCTTCGTCTATTGCTATTACGAGATACGGCGCATGTTCAAGACCAGGCGCTACTGTATAAATTGCAAAATCAGCACCATACTTCATCCCCGACCTGACCACAAACTTCTTCTCTCTTAAATCCTCATATACAGTATATAATAATTCAAACCTGGGTATATTCTCCATCCCGATTTTGTATAAGAGTGCGTCATCGATCACTTTACCATCTCTTATAACCTCTATAATTTTCTTTTTTGAGAGATACAGGGCTTCTATAAGAGATAGAATAAGAGGTTTTTTTATGTCTTCAGGGCTTTTAGGCTTTGTTATATCTAGTGGTTTGCCGTAATATCCCAGCTTGTATATTTCTTTAGCTTTCTCTACATCATTAATTAGCACTTTATCTCCTAATATTTCCCCTTGGATCATTGAATCATCCTATTCTCTTAGAAAGCTTATATAAAGTATACTATTTGCTACATTTCGTAATAGATCTGCGCAATCTTCCAACCTATCTGCAACATCCTTAGTAAGTAAAATATAAGCAATACCACTTTGTTCTCTTTCGAAAAGTTTAACCTCAAAATTCCTATACAGATCATCTACCTCTTCCTCGATTTTAATTACATTTCTAGCTTTCTCTGATGCTTTTTTTGAACTTACCGATAATAAGCGTATGGCTTCTATAGTATTCATTAACGCTGCAATCAATTTTTCTGTTATTGTAATACTTAGATTTTGAAGTACATTATCATACACTTTAATTACGTTATTCAAAACTCCAAATCTATAAGACGCCGCGCTTATATTTTGTGATATTTTCTCAAAATCACTTAAAATATCTAAGTATAATTCTTTGTTATTTATCCCTTCTGCTACTCTAAATATATATTCTCCCAACTTATATTTCAAATCTTCTACGGACGATTTTATTCCATCTATTTTAGAGTAGACTTGAGTATGGTTAGCGTT is from Sulfolobus acidocaldarius DSM 639 and encodes:
- a CDS encoding sulfide-dependent adenosine diphosphate thiazole synthase — protein: MSDSIKIKAIDEVKISRYIIKQTMEDWMNFVENDVVIVGAGPAGMSAAYYLAKHGLKTLVFERRLSFGGGIGGGAMLFHKLVIESPADEVLKEMNIRLEKVEDGVYIVDSAEFMAKLAASAIDAGAKIIHGVTVDDVIFRENPLRVAGVAVEWTATQMAGLHVDPVFISAKAVVDATGHDAEVVAVASRKIPELGIVIPGERSAYSEMAEKLTVEQTGVVAPGLYVAGMSVTEVRGLPRMGPIFGSMVLSGKKVAEDIIKDLRNS
- the endA gene encoding tRNA-intron lyase gives rise to the protein MIQGEILGDKVLINDVEKAKEIYKLGYYGKPLDITKPKSPEDIKKPLILSLIEALYLSKKKIIEVIRDGKVIDDALLYKIGMENIPRFELLYTVYEDLREKKFVVRSGMKYGADFAIYTVAPGLEHAPYLVIAIDEEQEISPNEILGFGRVSHSTRKNLILSIVNQRNRSIRYIMFKWLKL
- a CDS encoding DUF47 domain-containing protein, whose translation is MSLPEVSIEEQLQYIANQILDQLRILYQQFTENNANHTQVYSKIDGIKSSVEDLKYKLGEYIFRVAEGINNKELYLDILSDFEKISQNISAASYRFGVLNNVIKVYDNVLQNLSITITEKLIAALMNTIEAIRLLSVSSKKASEKARNVIKIEEEVDDLYRNFEVKLFEREQSGIAYILLTKDVADRLEDCADLLRNVANSILYISFLRE
- a CDS encoding UbiX family flavin prenyltransferase → MGERLAEESRTTERSKEKRRNVVVGISGASGVIYGIRTVKTLNNLGYDQEIIISNGAIKVAEKECGLDLVSTISKFVDGKIYREEEIDAPPSSSSHVVKSLGMVVVPCSIKTLAEISNGLSSNLISRTALNFLRIKGKLVLVLRETPLGAVELRNALRVTNAGAIVLPASPGFYHNPKTFDDLVNFIVGKILDMLGIENNLYKHWDTSSKTDQRPCDQVS